One region of Vigna angularis cultivar LongXiaoDou No.4 chromosome 10, ASM1680809v1, whole genome shotgun sequence genomic DNA includes:
- the LOC108335748 gene encoding histone-lysine N-methyltransferase family member SUVH9, translating to MNSLFSLENLPPPPGIPIPASIAAATATTSASPAPTLIPKLEPFDGWLNNPTSQQKQSQDSNFSNGSLDLDLDLNLVCDGTSDEPNNNNNLFSEFNRISQLFHTAFSANDPQNDAVPDPITDSLQQLRNDAFSNPFAENSQHIKTEADSVPWLQQAPKGIVPDPDSRAIVPVPEEQQSSSMVAATTPRRRCKELVRVADLGGPEHRHFRDVVRRTRMVYDSLRVLATVEDERRVDARKGRSDLRASAVMRSCGLWLNRDKRIVGAIPGVCVGDVFLYRMELCVVGLHGQAQAGIDYLPGSMSSNGEPIATSVIVSGGYEDDVDEGDVITYSGHGGQDKNSRQVCHQKLEGGNLAMERSKHYGIEVRVIRGVRCEGAASGTGKLYVYDGLYTIIDCYFDVGKSGFGVFKFKLCRIDGQAKMGSTFMKEAQMLKKDPLSFKPTCCVSLDISSRNENVGVRLFNDLDRNFDPLRYEYLVKTNFPEFVFHQSGRGTGCDCVDGCVEGCFCAMKNGGEFPYTHSGILLRGKPLVFECGPFCQCPPHCRNRVTQKGLKNRMEVFRSRETGWGVRSLDLIQAGAFICEYTGVVLTREQAELLSMNGDSLIYPNRFTDRWSEWGDLSMIDSNYVRPSYPSLPPLDFALDVSRMRNVACYMSHSSTPNVLVQFVLYDHNNLMFPHLMLFAMENIPPLRELSLDYGVADEWTAKLAICN from the coding sequence ATGAACTCTCTCTTTTCGCTTGAAAACCTTCCTCCACCACCGGGAATTCCAATCCCCGCCTCAATTGCCGCCGCCACAGCCACCACCAGCGCCTCCCCGGCCCCAACACTAATCCCAAAGCTCGAACCTTTCGACGGATGGCTCAACAACCCCACTTCCCAACAAAAACAATCTCAGGACTCCAATTTTTCAAATGGGTCTCTGGACCTCGACCTCGACCTCAATCTTGTATGCGACGGAACCTCCGAcgaaccaaacaacaacaacaacttaTTTTCCGAGTTCAACAGAATCTCCCAGCTTTTCCACACTGCGTTCTCCGCCAACGACCCCCAAAATGACGCCGTTCCCGACCCCATCACCGATAGCCTGCAGCAGCTCCGAAACGACGCCTTTTCCAACCCTTTTGCCGAAAACTCGCAGCACATCAAAACCGAAGCCGATTCGGTCCCATGGCTGCAGCAGGCCCCAAAGGGCATCGTTCCGGACCCGGATTCGCGGGCAATTGTGCCCGTTCCGGAGGAGCAGCAGTCTTCTTCGATGGTGGCCGCAACCACGCCGAGGCGACGGTGTAAGGAGCTGGTTCGGGTGGCGGATCTTGGCGGGCCGGAGCATCGGCACTTCCGGGACGTTGTCCGGCGGACTCGGATGGTGTATGACTCGTTGCGCGTGCTGGCGACGGTGGAGGACGAGCGGCGGGTGGACGCCCGCAAGGGGCGCAGCGATTTGCGAGCCTCGGCCGTGATGAGGAGCTGTGGTTTGTGGTTGAATCGCGACAAGAGAATTGTTGGTGCGATTCCTGGTGTTTGTGTTGGTGATGTGTTCCTCTATAGGATGGAGTTGTGCGTGGTTGGGTTGCACGGTCAGGCTCAGGCCGGCATCGATTATCTTCCTGGCAGCATGAGTTCCAACGGCGAACCAATTGCCACGAGCGTGATTGTCTCAGGTGGTTACGAGGATGATGTTGACGAGGGTGATGTTATCACCTACTCCGGCCATGGTGGGCAGGACAAGAATTCTCGGCAGGTTTGTCACCAGAAGCTTGAGGGAGGGAACCTTGCAATGGAGCGGAGTAAACACTATGGGATTGAGGTGAGGGTGATTCGCGGGGTGCGCTGTGAGGGTGCAGCCTCTGGCACTGGGAAGTTGTATGTGTATGACGGCTTGTATACGATTATCGATTGCTATTTTGATGTTGGGAAGTCGGGTTTCGGTGTTTTTAAGTTCAAGCTGTGTAGGATCGATGGGCAAGCTAAGATGGGGAGCACGTTCATGAAGGAAGCGCAAATGCTAAAGAAGGATCCTTTGAGTTTCAAACCCACGTGTTGTGTTTCGCTTGATATTTCAAGCAGGAACGAGAATGTGGGGGTTCGCCTTTTCAATGATCTTGATCGCAATTTCGACCCTCTCAGGTATGAATACCTTGTGAAGACAAACTTTCCTGAGTTTGTTTTTCACCAGAGTGGGAGGGGTACGGGTTGTGATTGTGTGGACGGGTGTGTTGAAGGGTGCTTCTGTGCCATGAAGAACGGAGGGGAGTTTCCCTATACTCACAGTGGGATTCTCTTGAGAGGGAAGCCTTTGGTTTTTGAGTGCGGCCCGTTTTGTCAATGCCCCCCTCATTGTCGGAATCGGGTGACGCAGAAGGGGCTCAAGAACAGGATGGAGGTGTTCAGATCTAGGGAAACTGGTTGGGGAGTTAGGTCCTTGGACCTTATTCAAGCTGGTGCTTTTATATGTGAGTACACAGGGGTTGTGCTCACTAGGGAGCAAGCAGAACTTTTGTCCATGAATGGTGATTCCTTGATATATCCGAATCGGTTCACTGATAGGTGGTCGGAATGGGGTGACTTGTCTATGATAGACTCCAATTATGTGCGTCCATCTTATCCCTCGCTCCCTCCTTTGGATTTTGCTTTGGATGTGTCAAGAATGAGGAATGTTGCTTGCTATATGAGTCATAGTTCCACTCCCAATGTGTTGGTTCAGTTTGTCTTGTATGATCACAATAATTTGATGTTCCCTCACCTTATGCTGTTTGCAATGGAGAACATCCCTCCCTTGAGAGAGCTCAGCCTTGATTATGGGGTAGCTGACGAGTGGACAGCAAAACTCGCTATATGTAACTGA
- the LOC128193351 gene encoding uncharacterized protein LOC128193351 isoform X2, producing the protein MNCSQSVVSCLVSVAELVPRTNITGLQAPLGLFQLPIMQDWCFRYGCGSVKDKRLCGMTFTLFFNPACEGRYNNLLAYGARISKFKHVELSVTL; encoded by the exons ATGAATTGTTCGCAGAG TGTTGTTTCGTGTTTGGTGTCTGTGGCGGAGTTGGTGCCTCGTACTAATATTACAGGCTTACAAG CGCCTTTAGGTTTGTTCCAACTTCCTATCATGCAAGATTGGTGCTTCAGATACGGTTGTGGATCAGTAAAAG ATAAAAGATTATGTGGCATGACTTTTACACTGTTTTTCAACCCTGCCTGTGAAGGAAGGTATAATAACTTGCTGGCTTATGGTGCCAGGATATCAAAATTCAAACATGTGGAGCTCTCTGTTACGTTATAA